TTGACATTCTGATTAAGAATGTAAAGGTAATAGACGGTACGGGTAATCCGTGGTACAAATCGGATGTAGGTATTGCAGATGGAAAGATTGATTATATAGGCAGCATAAAAGATGCAGAAGCTGCTACGGTAATTGACGGTCAGGACTTCGTGCTGTCGCCGGGGTTTATTGACGAGCATGCCCATTCGGATTTATATATGTTCAATGACAGCTCAATATATCCCAAAATAGCGCAGGGTATAACAACTGACGTTTCAGGCAACTGCGGAATTTCCTGTGCTCCTGTATCGAATGAGCATTTCGAATATTTAAAGAAGTATATGTCAGGTCTGGGGGCAGGTATTAACCCGCCGGAAAACTGGAAAGATTTCACCACATTTGAAAATTACCTTAATGAAATTAATAAGTTAAAGCTCGGACCAAACGTAGCCTTTTACGTAGGTCAGGGGACTATACGTATAGCTGTTATGGGTTTTGAAAACCGCAGGGCAACAAAAGAAGAGATGCGGAGGATGAAGGATCTAGTAAGGGAAGCCATGGAAAGCGGTGCTGTCGGCATGTCCACAGGGCTTATATATCCCCCCGGTGTATACACCCCGAAGGATGAACTGGTTGAGCTCTGCAAAGTTGTGGCTGAGTACGGAGGGGTTTATGCAAGCCACATAAGGAATGAGTCCTACGATGTGTTGAATGCGGTTTCCGAGGCTATTGACATAGGGAGACAGGCAGGAACACCGGTAATAATATCCCACCACAAGGTTGCAGGAAAGAGAAACTGGGGTAAGTCTGTAGAGACACTGGAACTGATTGACCGTGCAAACCGGGAAGGTATAGAGGTATCCCTAGACCAGTACCCCTATAAAGCCGGGTCTTCACTGCTCAGTGCGTCAATACCTCCTCAGTACCATGTAGGAGGTGTGCAAAAGCTGATTGAAAACCTGAAGGATAGAGAGAACTGGGAGAGCATCAAGAAAGATATTATGGATGACAGCAGCAAATGGGAGAATTTTGTACTACACTGCGGCATGGACAGTATATTAGTGCTATCAGCAAAGCAGACCCCCGAAGCTGAGGGTAAAAGCATAAAGGAATATGCGGATGAGAAAGGCGTTGATCCATTCGAAACCCTGTTTACCGTACTGGTTGAAAATGAGGGTGCTGCTCTTGCTGCATATTTTATGGCAGATGATGAAGATATTGAAAGGATTATGGGACACCCTTATACGATGATTGCTACCGATGGTATACTTGCCGGTCCTGGCGTAAAGGCGCATCCAAGGTGTACAGGTACATTCCCCAGGGTGCTGGGAAGGTATGTGAGGGAGAAGAAAGTATTAAGGCTTGAAGAGGCCATAAGGAAGATGACCTCTCTCCCGGCTCTAAAACTGGGGTTAAAGACCAAAGGATTGATAAAGGAAGGAATGGATGCAGACCTTGTTATATTCGACCCTAATACAATAATTGACAGGGCTGATTATTTGAACCACGATGGGACAAACCTGGGTATCAAATATGTAATTGTGAACGGAAGAGTAGCACTGAAGGACAACCAGTATACAGGTACTGCTGCGGGAAAGGTTGTCAGGGCTGATAGATAATGTATTTATAAATTTTACCTTATAAATACAGGTAAATAATCAAAAAAGGGGGGGCTTTATAGACGGCATAGGATATCTTAACACAAGATGATTGGTGGTTTATAAAGTAGTAAGAGGAGTTAAGAGTTAGGACAGCAATTGTTTATTATCATTCTTGGCTGTAATGCGAGCTAGTGGTAAATTTTCTAAAAAGGAGGCAGATTACATGTCAGAACATGATCAAGCAAAGGTAAAGGTACCAGAGATGACAATAAGGACAATAGTTCTTAGTATCATTTTATCAGGTATACTCGGGGTTTTAAACGTGTACAGCGGTGCCCTAACCGGTGTTTACTGGGGCGGTTCTGTAGTAGCAGCGGTACTGGGATATGCCATTCTTTCCATAGGGAAAAACAGGCCTACAATTTTGGAAGGTAACATAGTACAGACAATATCGTCTGCTGGTGGCGTGGCACCTGTCGGCATATTCAACGCATATGTGGCAGCTATGCTGCTGGGAATGGCTTTTGATTTCATGACAGCAGTAATAGTGCTTACCTTAGGTTCAGTTATGGGTGTACTATATGTGGTAGTATTCAGAAGAGCATTGATAGTTGAAGAACAACTGGCATTCCCTGCAGGTATAGCCTGCGCGGAAACTCTAAAAGTCTGTGACGAAAGCGGGGAAGAAGCCAGCAAAAGGGCAAAACTATTGGCTATCACTGCGGTTATAGCAGCAGTGGTTGTTCTTGTGAGAGACCAGCTGCATCTAATTCCGTTTTATATAGATTTTACAAAATACCTCCCCGAAGGTTTTGTATTCAATATAGCCATATACCCTCTGATGGTAGCCCTGGGATATATAATAGGAATACGCCCGGCCATCATGTTCTTCGTAGGTGGTGCGGTAATGTGGTGGGTAATAGGACCTGTAGGGTTCCATATGGGAGTATTTCCAAATCCACAGGTTGACCCGGGTCCCCTGAAAACTTGGGTAACTTCCCCCGCAGTGGGATTAATCCTGGGTGGTTCACTGATGCCCATGATACTCAAGTACAAGACATTCGTGCGTGCATTCAAGACACTTGCTAATATCAAAGCGGTTAAGGAAGAAAAAGATGTGCCTCTTAAGTATGTGCTGTGGGGAGGAGGTATTGTTGGTGCTCTCGCATGCATCTACTACTTTGTGGCTTTTGAGGTCCCGGTGGTTATTACCATTGCTTCCCTGGTGCTTATTTTCTTTGCCATCTTCGTACTAACAAGGTGTGTAGGAGAAACAGGTCTAAATCCGGGTACACTGATCGGATGGGCTACTCTAGGTATTATAGCTGCAATAGGATTGAAAGATCCTATTAAAATACTGCTAGTGGGAGCATTTATGATGACAGCATCAGGACTGGCAACAGACGTTATGCAGGACTTGAAAACTGGTTACCTTGTAGGAGCAACTCCCAGAACGCAAATAATAGGTCAGTTTATAGGGATACTTCCCGGTTTGCTGACAGGGGTTTTTGCAGCTTATGTAATTATAGGAGCACATGGTATTGGAAGCCCTCAGGCTCCATTCCCCATGGGTTTTGCATGGAAAGGAGTGGCTGAGTCTCTAGCAGGTGGAGGAAGCGTAATTGATTATGTTCCCTTGCTAATTGCAGCAGTGATAGGTGCCGTATCCACTTTCTTTGCACTTCCGACGTTAACTGCCGGAATAGCAATGTTCCTGCCTATAGGGGCTGCTGTGGCAATGCTTCTTGGCGGACTGGCCAGGTTATATGTGAGGAAAAAGTACGGAAGCGAAGCCGAAGAAAAGCACCTGTCAACAGCTTCCGGATTGATGGTTGGTGAAGGTTTTGCTGCAATGATAGTAAGTATAATAGTATTCATTAAAACTATGGGGGCTTAAATAGAGATACAAGGCGTGTAAACTAATACTGTGGCAGTAAAAAACTCATATCAGCGTTATTCAATAACGCTGATATGGGTTTAAACATGTTATCTCTAAGGAGGTTTACTACCGATATGAAAAAGATAGCACAAATTATTGAAAATGAAGTGAAGCTAATCGAAGGACAGGTGGGAGTGGGATTTAAAGATTTAAAAAGCGGTGAGGAATATTATTATAACGGAGATGAGAGAGTCCTTGCTGCCAGCACTTTTAAGGTGCCTGTACTGGTAGAATTTTATAATCAGGTTATCAGCGGAAAGCTGAATCTTGACAAGAGATATGAGGTCAAAGAGGAAGATATTACATTCGGTTCGGGCGTATTAAAGGAACTCAAACCAGGGATGGCGCTGACACTCAAGGATTATGCCACATTAATGATGATAATAAGTGATAATGTAGCCACAGATATCGTATTGAAAATTGTTGGCAAGGAAAATGTAAATAAAACAATAAAGTCTCTCGGCCTTAAAAATACCAGAGTAATGATGTCATGTAAAGAACTGTTGAACGATGCCATAGGCATTAAGCCAACAGATGATCAGGAGACTATAGCAGAGAAACTTACGAATTTGGAGTTTGACAAAAATGCTAAATGTTTTACCGATTATGAAGACAATGATGTAACTTCACCGGCCGATATGGTTAAGATATTTGATCTGATTTACAACAAGCGCATCCTTAATGAACAGGCATGTGATGAAATGCTGGATATAATGAAGAGATGCCAGACAAACTGGCGGATTCCCAGATATTTCCCCAAAAATGTAAAAGCAGCTCATAAAACCGGCTCCATAGCTGGAGTTGCAAATGATGCAGGTATAGTTTTCACCGAAAAAGGAGATTATATATTGGCCATTTATTCGAACGGACCAGAGGACGATTATGCAATCAATGTAAGGGGATTTGACTTTATAGCAACTCTCTCGAAAAAAATCTACGACTATTATGTCTCAAGGTAAATACTAGCTTAGATTTAAGAGAACCAATGTTGAGTAAATGCCGGGCTGGAATGTTGGTTCTCTTAAATCTTTCTTGTAAACGTCTGGTGGGTTGTGCGAAAGAGCACGTTTTACCTAAAAAATTTAGAGGGAGGGTTGATATATATAGGCACTTCATCAGTAAACAATGCAAAGTACAAAGAAGCCCAGGTTTCCATATCCGAACAGTTAGCATTTTTTATGCCGCTCATGATTTCAGAATTCTCTATTGTTATAATATATCCATTAATTAATGCAGGGCTGGCAAGATTACAGTCTCCGGAAATATATATATCAGCCTTTGAAGTTGCAAAGGGTGTTATGATATTTGTCCAAAGCCCGTTAACAATGGTAAGACAAACGGTCACAGTCATGATTGATGGTATTAAGAGCTATTATAAAGTAAGAAGATTTATTGTTACGGTTGTTGCATTATTATTTTTATTCTTTGTTTTTTTCGCATTCTCGGACCTGGCGAGTTGGGTATTTGAACATGTTATAGGCATAGAAGGCAAGACGCTGGACGCATCTGTGATTATCCTCAGAATAATGATCTTTGCTCCTGTTGCAGTATCAATAAGGGATTTTAACCAGGGCATATCCATACTGTTTAGGAAAACTTCCCTGATTACTGTTGCCACAGTGATGAGGATTGCCTCTATAACCATAATGATCCTAGTTATGGACAAACTAATACTGATACCGGCCGTTATAGCAGGGTTTATGCTGTTGAGCAGCGTATCTACAGAATGCATAACCATGTTCCTGGGGGTTAGAGTGGCTATTGGAAATATTTCTGAGAAAACAGAAATGTTTCGGACAGACTACGGAATTATTGACCGTAAGGAAATCACGGATAGGATAATACTTAGATTTTTTTGGCCTCTGGCAGTTACCTCCTTTATCAGAAACTTGGCGATACCTATAATTAACATGGGGCTGGCCAGGACAGACAGTCCTGAGATAGCTATCTCAGCGTATTCGGTGGCATGGGCCGTTGGAATGATATTTCTAAGCCCTACAATGGTGTTCCATCAAGTCCCATTAAATTTCATACGAAACAGCTGCAACAATAATCTTAAATCAGTGAGAATATTTGCGGCGTATCTGGGGATTATTCTATCTTCCTTTATTGCAATTATGTCTTTTACCGGTATAGGGTATTACGTTATTAGAAATATAATAGGGGCAACCGCAGAAATAAGTGTTATGTGCATAGATGTTCTTAGATTAATGACTGTGCTTCC
The window above is part of the Bacillota bacterium genome. Proteins encoded here:
- a CDS encoding D-aminoacylase yields the protein MAEFDILIKNVKVIDGTGNPWYKSDVGIADGKIDYIGSIKDAEAATVIDGQDFVLSPGFIDEHAHSDLYMFNDSSIYPKIAQGITTDVSGNCGISCAPVSNEHFEYLKKYMSGLGAGINPPENWKDFTTFENYLNEINKLKLGPNVAFYVGQGTIRIAVMGFENRRATKEEMRRMKDLVREAMESGAVGMSTGLIYPPGVYTPKDELVELCKVVAEYGGVYASHIRNESYDVLNAVSEAIDIGRQAGTPVIISHHKVAGKRNWGKSVETLELIDRANREGIEVSLDQYPYKAGSSLLSASIPPQYHVGGVQKLIENLKDRENWESIKKDIMDDSSKWENFVLHCGMDSILVLSAKQTPEAEGKSIKEYADEKGVDPFETLFTVLVENEGAALAAYFMADDEDIERIMGHPYTMIATDGILAGPGVKAHPRCTGTFPRVLGRYVREKKVLRLEEAIRKMTSLPALKLGLKTKGLIKEGMDADLVIFDPNTIIDRADYLNHDGTNLGIKYVIVNGRVALKDNQYTGTAAGKVVRADR
- a CDS encoding OPT/YSL family transporter — encoded protein: MSEHDQAKVKVPEMTIRTIVLSIILSGILGVLNVYSGALTGVYWGGSVVAAVLGYAILSIGKNRPTILEGNIVQTISSAGGVAPVGIFNAYVAAMLLGMAFDFMTAVIVLTLGSVMGVLYVVVFRRALIVEEQLAFPAGIACAETLKVCDESGEEASKRAKLLAITAVIAAVVVLVRDQLHLIPFYIDFTKYLPEGFVFNIAIYPLMVALGYIIGIRPAIMFFVGGAVMWWVIGPVGFHMGVFPNPQVDPGPLKTWVTSPAVGLILGGSLMPMILKYKTFVRAFKTLANIKAVKEEKDVPLKYVLWGGGIVGALACIYYFVAFEVPVVITIASLVLIFFAIFVLTRCVGETGLNPGTLIGWATLGIIAAIGLKDPIKILLVGAFMMTASGLATDVMQDLKTGYLVGATPRTQIIGQFIGILPGLLTGVFAAYVIIGAHGIGSPQAPFPMGFAWKGVAESLAGGGSVIDYVPLLIAAVIGAVSTFFALPTLTAGIAMFLPIGAAVAMLLGGLARLYVRKKYGSEAEEKHLSTASGLMVGEGFAAMIVSIIVFIKTMGA
- a CDS encoding serine hydrolase, encoding MKKIAQIIENEVKLIEGQVGVGFKDLKSGEEYYYNGDERVLAASTFKVPVLVEFYNQVISGKLNLDKRYEVKEEDITFGSGVLKELKPGMALTLKDYATLMMIISDNVATDIVLKIVGKENVNKTIKSLGLKNTRVMMSCKELLNDAIGIKPTDDQETIAEKLTNLEFDKNAKCFTDYEDNDVTSPADMVKIFDLIYNKRILNEQACDEMLDIMKRCQTNWRIPRYFPKNVKAAHKTGSIAGVANDAGIVFTEKGDYILAIYSNGPEDDYAINVRGFDFIATLSKKIYDYYVSR